A portion of the Clostridiales bacterium genome contains these proteins:
- the rpsD gene encoding 30S ribosomal protein S4 has product MARYTGPVCRLCRREGIKLYLKGDKCYSDKCPVAKRAYAPGQHGQSRKKLSNYGLQLREKQKAKRIYGILETQFRGYYRKADKKKGITGENLLKMLEMRLDNVIFRLGFANSRAEARQLVRHEHFSVNGSKVNIPSYQVKVGDVIAVRESSKNIDKFKALAEVSKTVPQWLEVNMESLEGKVVAEPKREDIDIPVQETLIVELYSR; this is encoded by the coding sequence ATGGCAAGATATACAGGACCGGTTTGCAGGTTATGCAGAAGAGAAGGTATAAAATTATATTTAAAAGGTGATAAGTGCTATTCAGATAAATGTCCTGTCGCTAAGAGAGCATATGCTCCAGGACAGCATGGCCAGAGCAGAAAGAAGCTTTCAAACTATGGTTTACAGCTCAGGGAAAAACAAAAGGCAAAGAGGATTTATGGAATACTTGAAACACAGTTTAGAGGATATTATAGAAAAGCCGATAAGAAGAAAGGCATAACAGGTGAGAACCTATTGAAAATGCTTGAAATGAGGCTGGATAATGTTATATTCCGTTTAGGCTTTGCAAATTCAAGAGCTGAAGCCAGGCAGTTAGTAAGACACGAACATTTTTCAGTAAATGGTAGTAAGGTAAATATTCCTTCATACCAGGTAAAAGTGGGAGATGTAATAGCTGTCAGAGAATCAAGTAAAAACATCGATAAGTTCAAGGCTTTGGCTGAGGTATCGAAAACGGTTCCTCAATGGCTTGAAGTAAATATGGAAAGCTTAGAGGGAAAAGTCGTTGCTGAACCTAAGAGAGAAGATATTGATATACCTGTACAAGAAACACTTATCGTTGAGTTATATTCAAGATAA
- a CDS encoding DNA-directed RNA polymerase subunit alpha yields the protein MIEIEKPKIECVETSEDGSYGKFVIEPLERGYGITLGNSLRRILLSSLPGAAVTSIKIDGVLHEFSTVPGVKEDVVELVLNLKELALKINGEGPRTMYIDAKGEGEVTAGDIKTEGDVEIVNKDLHIATLNEDARLYMEININKGRGYVSSEKNKEPNQPIGVIPVDSIYTPVKRVNYSVEDTRVGQVTDYDRLIFEIWTNSTIKPDEALSLAAKILIEHLKLFMTLTDHVTDVNIMVEKEEDKKEKVLDMTIEELDLSVRSYNCLKRAGINTVEELTQKTEEDMMKVRNLGKKSLEEVEQKLDALGLSLKQSEE from the coding sequence ATGATTGAAATCGAAAAGCCGAAAATAGAATGCGTTGAGACAAGTGAGGATGGAAGCTATGGCAAATTTGTCATAGAGCCTCTTGAGAGGGGTTATGGCATAACCCTTGGGAATTCATTAAGGAGAATATTATTGTCGTCTCTTCCAGGCGCAGCAGTAACTTCCATTAAGATAGATGGTGTACTTCATGAGTTTTCAACAGTTCCTGGGGTAAAGGAAGATGTAGTTGAGCTGGTTCTTAATCTAAAGGAGCTTGCTTTAAAGATAAATGGCGAGGGCCCTAGAACAATGTATATAGATGCAAAGGGTGAAGGAGAGGTAACAGCAGGCGATATCAAAACCGAAGGCGATGTAGAAATAGTCAATAAGGATCTCCATATCGCAACTTTAAATGAAGATGCGAGATTATATATGGAAATCAATATAAATAAAGGCAGAGGCTATGTTTCTTCGGAAAAGAATAAAGAGCCTAACCAGCCTATAGGCGTTATCCCTGTTGATTCTATCTATACCCCGGTAAAAAGGGTCAACTATTCTGTAGAGGATACCCGTGTTGGTCAGGTAACAGACTATGATAGGCTTATATTTGAGATATGGACTAATAGTACTATAAAGCCTGACGAAGCATTAAGCTTAGCTGCAAAGATATTGATTGAGCATTTGAAGTTATTTATGACCTTAACCGACCATGTGACAGATGTCAATATAATGGTGGAGAAGGAAGAAGATAAAAAAGAAAAAGTGCTTGATATGACTATCGAGGAGCTGGATCTTTCTGTGAGATCTTATAATTGTCTGAAAAGGGCAGGAATAAATACTGTCGAAGAACTCACCCAGAAAACTGAAGAAGATATGATGAAAGTTAGAAACTTAGGGAAGAAATCCCTTGAAGAAGTTGAACAAAAGTTAGATGCATTAGGCTTAAGCTTAAAACAAAGTGAAGAGTAA
- a CDS encoding energy-coupling factor transporter ATPase, which translates to MSIRTENLNYIYMKGTPFESKALDNVSVNIEDGEFIGIIGHTGSGKSTLIQHFDGLLKPESGSVFIDDVDITKKGVNLKAVRQKVGLVFQYPEYQLFEETIYKDVAFGPKNLGLSDEMIDNKVRKALKMVGLDYKESLVKSPFDLSGGQRRRVAIAGVLAMDPETLILDEPTAGLDPRGRDSILNEIKMLHDKYKKTVILVSHSMEDIAKLVDRIIVMNKGKCILTGTPREVFKESKMLIKIGLGIPQVTLLMKRLREKGINVSDDVLTVEEAKREIIKYLRGRKDD; encoded by the coding sequence ATGTCAATAAGAACGGAAAATTTAAACTACATTTATATGAAAGGCACTCCATTTGAGTCGAAAGCATTGGACAATGTATCGGTAAACATTGAAGATGGTGAATTCATAGGGATAATAGGGCACACAGGTTCAGGGAAGTCCACGCTTATCCAGCATTTTGACGGATTGTTAAAGCCGGAGTCGGGCAGTGTATTTATAGATGATGTCGATATAACTAAAAAGGGAGTCAACCTAAAAGCTGTAAGGCAAAAAGTTGGACTTGTCTTTCAGTATCCGGAGTATCAGCTATTTGAAGAAACAATATATAAAGATGTCGCTTTCGGGCCGAAAAATCTGGGCCTGAGTGATGAGATGATCGACAATAAAGTAAGAAAAGCTTTAAAAATGGTTGGATTAGATTACAAAGAAAGCCTGGTAAAATCTCCATTTGATTTAAGCGGCGGGCAGAGAAGAAGAGTCGCAATAGCAGGGGTACTTGCAATGGATCCCGAGACATTAATACTTGATGAGCCTACAGCCGGGCTTGATCCAAGAGGCAGGGATTCAATACTGAATGAAATAAAAATGCTGCATGATAAATATAAAAAGACTGTTATACTGGTTTCACACAGCATGGAAGATATCGCAAAACTGGTCGACAGGATCATCGTCATGAACAAAGGAAAATGTATATTAACGGGCACTCCAAGGGAGGTATTTAAAGAGTCCAAAATGCTCATTAAAATTGGACTTGGCATACCCCAGGTGACATTATTGATGAAAAGACTGAGAGAGAAGGGTATTAATGTCAGTGATGATGTGTTGACTGTAGAAGAAGCAAAAAGAGAGATAATCAAATATTTAAGGGGTAGAAAAGATGATTAA
- the amrA gene encoding AmmeMemoRadiSam system protein A: MGKLLKTYLMPHPPIMVHEVGRGEEGEIISTVNSAGKVAEEIGKLRPDVIIILVPPHGPSFYDAMSINTGEYIKGNLGRFGAYNLRYDYKIDSDIVSKIIGKSAENHIPTASVDEDTPKRYRIPYELDHGSMVPLYFVNQKYRNYKLVHITYGLLSNEELYEFGRIVREAVEECGENAVYIASGDLSHRLTHDAPAGFSPRGHEFDEKIVEYLRQMDVDAIMNMDADLTESAGECGYRSIITAMGTLDGYDVKSHVYSYEGPFGVGYCIAGFDMLNRDDKNRKVDDYFKLKKERVRKIREKEDEYVSLARQSLEHYIREGKVMDIPDSLPPEMTRNRSGVFVSLKKNGQLRGCIGTIEGVRSNIAEEIIRNAISAGTQDPRFYPVEEEELDQIIYSVDILKKSMPVRSKDELDVKKYGIIVRCGRRSGLLLPNIEGVDTVDDQISIALQKGRIDEEENYSMEKFEVTRHR; this comes from the coding sequence ATGGGCAAGTTATTGAAAACCTATTTAATGCCGCACCCGCCAATCATGGTGCATGAGGTGGGAAGAGGCGAAGAAGGGGAAATTATTTCGACTGTGAATTCCGCCGGGAAAGTCGCAGAAGAAATAGGAAAGTTAAGGCCGGATGTTATAATAATTTTAGTCCCTCCACACGGGCCTTCATTTTATGATGCTATGTCGATAAATACTGGAGAATATATAAAAGGTAATCTTGGAAGATTCGGAGCATATAACCTGAGATATGATTATAAAATCGATTCCGATATCGTTTCAAAAATAATTGGAAAATCTGCGGAAAATCATATACCCACTGCTTCAGTAGACGAAGATACTCCCAAAAGATACAGAATACCCTATGAACTTGATCATGGTTCGATGGTTCCCTTATACTTTGTCAATCAAAAATACAGAAATTATAAGCTTGTTCATATAACATATGGGCTGCTGTCAAATGAGGAACTATATGAATTCGGCAGAATCGTGCGGGAAGCAGTAGAGGAATGCGGCGAAAACGCGGTATATATCGCAAGCGGTGATCTTTCACATAGATTAACGCATGATGCGCCGGCAGGATTTTCACCCAGGGGACATGAGTTTGACGAAAAAATTGTTGAATACTTGAGGCAAATGGATGTAGACGCTATTATGAATATGGATGCGGATCTTACAGAATCTGCCGGTGAATGCGGTTACCGTTCCATAATAACTGCAATGGGTACTCTTGATGGATATGATGTAAAAAGCCACGTTTATTCATATGAAGGTCCTTTCGGAGTAGGCTACTGTATCGCAGGATTTGATATGTTAAACCGGGATGACAAGAACAGAAAAGTCGATGATTATTTTAAATTAAAGAAAGAAAGAGTTAGAAAAATAAGAGAGAAGGAGGATGAATATGTCAGTCTTGCAAGGCAAAGCCTCGAGCACTACATAAGAGAAGGAAAAGTTATGGATATACCTGACAGTTTACCTCCAGAAATGACGAGAAATAGGTCTGGAGTATTTGTGTCCCTTAAAAAGAATGGTCAGCTTAGAGGTTGTATTGGAACAATAGAAGGAGTGCGATCGAATATTGCCGAGGAAATAATCAGAAATGCGATATCCGCCGGTACCCAGGATCCAAGATTCTACCCTGTAGAAGAAGAGGAACTGGATCAGATTATATATTCCGTTGATATACTTAAAAAATCAATGCCTGTAAGATCAAAAGATGAGTTGGATGTAAAAAAATATGGCATTATCGTAAGGTGCGGCAGAAGATCGGGATTACTGCTTCCAAACATCGAAGGCGTAGACACGGTTGATGACCAGATAAGCATAGCTCTCCAAAAGGGGAGAATAGATGAAGAAGAAAACTATTCAATGGAAAAATTTGAAGTTACAAGGCATCGGTAG
- the cwlD gene encoding N-acetylmuramoyl-L-alanine amidase CwlD encodes MSILAKKIAFLIMAVFIIVALNSIYSRVKGSFSIPVNNKVVIIDAGHGGRDSGASGKNGTKEKDINLEIAKRLKKYIEEGGGVAIMIREEDNGLYSVDSPNKKKEDMKNRKQIINDSNADMLVSIHLNSFPQSQYYGAQVFYFYNSKISQHLAKIMQQELKRVLNRNNDRIEKSTKEYFILKDNNIPSVLVECGFLSNDEEEKLLSLPEYQEKIAWSMYIGIIRFFTEPKPELSM; translated from the coding sequence TTGAGTATTTTAGCAAAGAAGATAGCATTTTTGATAATGGCTGTGTTTATCATTGTCGCATTGAACAGTATTTACAGCAGGGTAAAGGGCAGTTTCAGCATCCCTGTAAATAATAAAGTGGTAATCATAGACGCAGGACATGGCGGAAGGGATTCGGGCGCCTCCGGCAAAAACGGCACAAAGGAAAAAGATATAAACCTTGAGATCGCAAAAAGACTAAAAAAATATATAGAGGAGGGCGGAGGAGTCGCAATAATGATAAGAGAGGAAGATAACGGACTTTATTCTGTCGATAGCCCGAATAAAAAAAAGGAAGATATGAAGAACAGAAAGCAGATAATAAATGACAGCAATGCGGATATGCTTGTAAGCATACATCTAAACAGTTTTCCGCAATCTCAATATTATGGAGCACAGGTATTTTACTTTTATAATTCAAAAATAAGCCAGCATCTTGCAAAGATAATGCAGCAAGAACTGAAGCGCGTTTTAAACAGGAATAATGACAGAATAGAGAAGAGCACAAAGGAGTATTTTATACTGAAGGATAATAATATACCTTCCGTCCTTGTAGAATGTGGTTTTCTATCAAACGATGAGGAGGAAAAACTCCTCTCTTTGCCAGAATATCAGGAAAAAATTGCCTGGAGCATGTATATAGGAATTATAAGATTCTTTACGGAGCCAAAACCTGAATTAAGCATGTGA
- the rpsK gene encoding 30S ribosomal protein S11: protein MASQTTTKAKKIVRKRKERKNVERGAAHIKSTFNNTIVTLTDTTGSALSWSSSGALGFKGSRKSTPYAAQMAAETAAKAAIEHGLKTVEVYVKGPGAGREAAIRSLQAAGLEVSLIKDVTPIPHNGCRPPKRRRV from the coding sequence ATGGCGTCTCAAACTACTACAAAAGCTAAAAAAATTGTACGTAAGAGAAAAGAGCGTAAAAATGTAGAACGTGGTGCAGCACATATTAAATCCACTTTTAATAATACAATAGTAACTTTGACCGATACAACAGGCAGTGCACTGTCATGGTCGAGTTCCGGAGCTTTAGGATTTAAAGGCTCAAGGAAGAGTACTCCATATGCTGCTCAAATGGCGGCAGAAACTGCTGCTAAAGCAGCTATAGAACATGGTTTAAAAACAGTTGAAGTATATGTTAAAGGCCCGGGTGCAGGAAGAGAAGCGGCTATTAGATCCCTGCAAGCAGCAGGATTGGAAGTCAGCTTGATTAAAGATGTTACTCCAATTCCACATAATGGCTGCAGGCCGCCTAAACGCAGAAGAGTATAA
- the truA gene encoding tRNA pseudouridine(38-40) synthase TruA → MRNIKIIIEYDGTEYCGWQVQKNGMSIQQVLQKAIEDTVNHKISLTGASRTDAGVHAKGMVANFFTNSKIPCGKFPMAINSRLPDDIVVTGAEEAGENFHSRYSNKGKRYSYYILNRRIPSAIYRRYTTHVPVLLDVEKMKKAAGYFLGTHDFSAFKSSGSSIKNNIRTVKSISITKTGDIIKLEIEADGFLYNMVRIIAGTLIDVGKGKIGPDDIDGIIKSRDRNRAGKTAPPQGLYLDCVYY, encoded by the coding sequence ATGAGAAATATTAAAATCATAATTGAATATGACGGCACAGAGTACTGCGGATGGCAGGTGCAGAAAAATGGTATGTCAATACAACAAGTATTGCAGAAAGCCATTGAAGATACGGTAAATCATAAGATCAGTTTAACAGGTGCAAGCAGGACTGATGCTGGTGTTCACGCGAAAGGCATGGTTGCAAACTTTTTCACGAATTCAAAAATACCATGCGGCAAGTTTCCGATGGCTATAAACAGCAGATTGCCCGATGATATTGTTGTTACAGGTGCAGAGGAAGCCGGTGAGAACTTTCACAGCAGGTATTCGAACAAGGGTAAGAGATACAGTTACTATATATTGAACAGGAGGATCCCTTCTGCAATATATAGAAGGTATACCACCCATGTTCCCGTGCTTTTAGACGTTGAAAAGATGAAAAAGGCTGCTGGGTATTTCCTGGGAACACATGATTTTTCAGCATTTAAATCATCCGGAAGCAGCATAAAAAATAATATAAGGACAGTAAAATCCATAAGCATAACAAAAACCGGTGATATTATAAAACTGGAAATTGAAGCAGACGGTTTCTTGTATAATATGGTGAGAATAATAGCAGGTACATTGATAGATGTCGGCAAGGGCAAAATAGGACCGGATGATATAGACGGCATAATAAAGAGCCGCGACAGGAATAGAGCGGGTAAAACCGCACCACCGCAGGGATTATACCTTGACTGTGTTTATTACTGA
- the rplM gene encoding 50S ribosomal protein L13, giving the protein MKTTYLAKPEDVDRKWYVVDAEGKTLGRLASQVASILRGKNKPIYTPNIDTGDFVIIVNAKKIVLTGKKLDQKMYRHHSLYPGGLKETPYRRLLAQKPEFAVYEAVRGMLPKGSLGKQMITKLRVYAGPEHENQAQKPEVLDLGAGK; this is encoded by the coding sequence ATGAAGACAACATATTTAGCAAAGCCTGAAGATGTCGATAGAAAATGGTATGTTGTGGATGCAGAGGGAAAGACCCTTGGAAGATTGGCATCTCAGGTTGCTAGCATACTTAGAGGAAAAAATAAACCGATATATACACCTAACATTGATACAGGTGATTTTGTCATAATAGTAAATGCAAAAAAGATCGTTCTGACAGGTAAAAAACTGGACCAGAAGATGTATAGGCATCATTCTTTATATCCCGGTGGATTAAAAGAAACTCCCTATAGAAGACTGCTGGCTCAAAAGCCTGAATTTGCCGTTTATGAGGCAGTAAGAGGAATGCTTCCAAAAGGATCCTTGGGAAAGCAAATGATTACAAAATTAAGAGTATATGCAGGACCTGAACATGAAAATCAAGCACAGAAACCAGAAGTTCTTGATTTAGGTGCAGGTAAGTAA
- a CDS encoding energy-coupling factor transporter ATPase, which yields MKDMITANDLTFIYKKEDGRQDEAALKDININIKKGEFVAVIGPNGSGKSTFAKHINALLIPTSGKVVVGGFDTHNEKDLWNIRQSAGMVFQNPDNQIVATIVEEDAAFGPENLGIPPQEIRERVDQSLKAVGMEEYKNRAPHLLSGGQKQRVAIAGVLAMKPQCIVLDEPTAMLDPSGRREVIDTIKKLNKDEGITIVLITHYMEEAVDADRVIVMENGKIALSGTPKEVFQRVDDLKRIGLDVPQMTELAFELRKEGINVAPDTLTIDEMVVQLCQ from the coding sequence ATGAAAGATATGATCACAGCAAATGACCTTACATTTATCTATAAAAAAGAGGATGGGAGACAGGATGAAGCTGCATTAAAGGATATAAACATCAATATAAAAAAAGGCGAATTTGTTGCTGTTATCGGGCCCAATGGTTCAGGTAAGTCGACATTTGCCAAACACATAAATGCACTTTTGATTCCCACATCCGGTAAAGTTGTTGTAGGAGGATTTGACACCCATAATGAAAAAGATTTATGGAATATAAGGCAGTCGGCAGGGATGGTCTTTCAGAATCCGGACAATCAGATAGTTGCAACAATAGTAGAGGAGGATGCGGCATTCGGGCCGGAGAATTTGGGGATACCGCCTCAGGAAATAAGGGAAAGGGTGGATCAGTCTTTAAAAGCAGTGGGCATGGAGGAATATAAAAATCGTGCTCCGCATTTACTCTCAGGTGGACAAAAGCAAAGAGTTGCGATTGCGGGAGTCCTTGCCATGAAGCCGCAATGCATAGTACTTGATGAACCTACGGCAATGCTTGATCCATCGGGGCGAAGAGAAGTAATCGATACGATTAAAAAACTAAATAAAGATGAAGGAATAACGATAGTTTTAATTACTCACTATATGGAAGAGGCAGTTGACGCTGACAGGGTAATCGTTATGGAGAATGGAAAGATAGCTTTATCAGGTACTCCGAAAGAGGTATTCCAAAGAGTAGATGATTTAAAAAGGATTGGTCTGGACGTGCCTCAGATGACAGAACTTGCATTTGAGCTGAGAAAAGAAGGAATAAATGTTGCACCTGATACACTCACAATAGATGAAATGGTGGTGCAGTTATGTCAATAA
- a CDS encoding TIM barrel protein: MLESIHKYCKVGLIHFMAYPSVMKGEGPIEETFRKIALDDYFDAVEISWIKDSNVRKNVKKMAEVSHIAVAYGGQPRLLTTGLNINDLSDDGRYKALSTLKEGIDEAYEIGASGFGFLSGKYEEGRKEEAYKALVDSVKKLCKYAKSKGNLRVTLEVFDYDVDKRSLIGPVDLAKRFAEEIREEYDNFGLLVDLSHIPMLHETIEQALLPIRDYIVQAHMGNCVVKDKGLPGYGDSHPRFGFPGGENDVDELTEYLKVLKYIGFFDQEKRPIFSFEVKPFGDEDPDLVIANAKRVLNLAWARL; this comes from the coding sequence ATGTTAGAATCTATACATAAGTATTGCAAGGTGGGTCTTATACATTTTATGGCGTATCCATCTGTTATGAAAGGTGAAGGCCCGATAGAGGAGACATTCAGAAAGATAGCTCTTGATGACTATTTTGATGCTGTTGAGATTAGCTGGATAAAGGACAGTAATGTAAGAAAAAATGTTAAAAAGATGGCTGAAGTTTCGCACATTGCTGTTGCTTACGGTGGGCAGCCGAGGTTACTCACGACCGGACTTAATATAAATGATTTGAGTGATGACGGAAGATATAAGGCGCTTTCCACATTAAAGGAAGGGATCGACGAAGCTTATGAAATAGGTGCATCGGGTTTTGGTTTTTTAAGCGGTAAATATGAGGAAGGCAGAAAAGAAGAGGCATATAAAGCCCTTGTAGATTCTGTTAAAAAGCTTTGTAAATATGCTAAAAGTAAGGGCAATCTCAGGGTAACTCTTGAGGTATTTGACTACGATGTAGATAAAAGATCATTAATAGGACCTGTTGATCTTGCAAAAAGATTCGCTGAGGAAATAAGAGAAGAATATGATAACTTCGGGCTTTTAGTTGATTTAAGCCACATACCGATGCTCCATGAAACAATAGAGCAGGCATTGCTTCCCATAAGGGATTATATAGTGCAGGCGCATATGGGAAATTGTGTTGTAAAGGATAAGGGACTGCCCGGATATGGTGATTCACATCCAAGGTTCGGATTCCCTGGAGGAGAAAACGATGTCGACGAACTTACGGAGTATTTGAAAGTCTTAAAATATATCGGATTCTTTGACCAGGAGAAGAGGCCGATATTCAGCTTTGAGGTAAAACCTTTCGGCGATGAAGATCCTGATTTGGTTATAGCGAATGCAAAAAGAGTATTGAACCTTGCGTGGGCGAGGTTATAA
- the rplQ gene encoding 50S ribosomal protein L17 gives MAAHRKLGRPTNERVAMLRNLTTSFLLHGKIHTTEMRAKEVRSLAEKMITLAKRGDLHARRQVISYLLDEKVVTDLFTKVAPKYTEKKGGYTRILKEGPRRGDSAEMVILELV, from the coding sequence ATGGCAGCGCACAGAAAGTTAGGCCGTCCGACCAACGAGAGAGTAGCGATGTTAAGAAATCTTACCACAAGCTTTCTGCTACATGGTAAAATTCATACAACAGAGATGAGAGCTAAGGAAGTTAGAAGTTTAGCAGAAAAGATGATAACACTGGCTAAGAGGGGAGACCTTCATGCAAGGAGACAGGTTATTTCATATTTACTTGATGAAAAGGTGGTAACCGACTTATTTACTAAGGTGGCACCGAAATATACCGAAAAGAAAGGCGGTTATACCAGAATATTAAAGGAAGGGCCAAGACGTGGTGATTCCGCAGAAATGGTTATTCTGGAACTTGTCTGA
- a CDS encoding energy-coupling factor transporter transmembrane component T, with protein sequence MIKDITIGQFLPGESIVHKLDPRIKITVTFIFIVSLFIVNNFIGYIPGLLFIIISIIISKIPIKFIFKGLKPIFVIIVITALINIFLTTGTVIYKIGPLTITKEGIHLAGFMVLRLVFLITGTSLLTLTTSPISLTDGIEHLLNPLKKMGVPAHELAMMMTIALRFIPTLLDETDKIMKAQMARGADFESGNIIKRAKNLVPLLVPLFISSFRRADDLAMAMEARCYRGGENRTRMKQLKIQRRDIIAMGFICLVTAVSIYSRFIK encoded by the coding sequence ATGATTAAGGATATAACAATAGGACAGTTTTTACCCGGGGAATCGATTGTCCATAAATTAGATCCCAGGATTAAAATAACAGTTACATTTATATTTATTGTATCGCTCTTTATCGTCAATAATTTTATAGGTTATATTCCCGGTTTGCTGTTTATAATCATATCGATTATAATATCAAAAATACCGATTAAATTCATCTTTAAAGGATTAAAACCGATTTTTGTGATAATTGTAATTACAGCACTAATAAATATATTTTTAACTACAGGTACAGTTATTTATAAGATAGGTCCATTGACGATTACGAAAGAAGGCATCCATCTTGCCGGATTTATGGTATTAAGGCTGGTATTCCTTATTACGGGGACTTCCCTTTTGACGCTCACGACATCGCCTATATCCCTTACGGATGGTATTGAACATTTGCTCAATCCATTAAAAAAAATGGGGGTACCTGCTCATGAGCTTGCCATGATGATGACCATTGCCTTAAGGTTTATACCGACATTGCTGGATGAAACAGATAAAATCATGAAAGCTCAGATGGCAAGAGGGGCTGACTTTGAATCCGGCAATATCATAAAAAGGGCTAAAAATCTCGTACCGCTTCTTGTACCCCTTTTTATAAGTTCATTTAGAAGAGCGGATGACCTTGCAATGGCTATGGAAGCAAGGTGTTACAGAGGCGGAGAGAACAGGACGCGGATGAAACAGCTAAAAATACAGCGAAGGGATATAATCGCAATGGGCTTTATATGTTTGGTTACTGCTGTTTCAATATATAGCAGATTTATAAAATAA
- the rpsI gene encoding 30S ribosomal protein S9, whose product MAKVQYTGTGRRKKSIARVRLLPGEGNITINKRGIDQYFGLDTLRMVVRQPLALTGTLDKFDVYASVHGGGFTGQAGALRHGIARALLKADEDLRNELKKAGFLTRDPRMKERKKYGLKKARRAPQFSKR is encoded by the coding sequence ATGGCAAAAGTACAATATACAGGAACAGGCAGAAGGAAAAAGTCGATTGCAAGAGTAAGGTTGTTGCCCGGCGAAGGTAACATAACAATAAATAAAAGGGGAATTGACCAGTATTTCGGTCTTGATACATTAAGAATGGTAGTAAGACAGCCATTAGCTCTTACAGGTACTTTAGATAAATTCGATGTTTATGCAAGCGTACATGGCGGTGGTTTTACAGGTCAGGCAGGTGCACTGAGGCATGGCATTGCAAGAGCACTTTTAAAGGCTGATGAAGATTTGAGAAATGAACTTAAAAAAGCCGGTTTTCTCACAAGAGACCCGAGGATGAAAGAAAGAAAGAAATATGGTTTAAAGAAAGCAAGAAGAGCACCACAATTTTCCAAAAGATAA
- the amrS gene encoding AmmeMemoRadiSam system radical SAM enzyme, producing MKEAAYYEKLENNRVQCKLCPHNCRVEDGSKGACSVRMNMGGKLFTLNYNRIAAIAMDPIEKKPLYHFYPGSKILSVGTVGCNLKCSFCQNFEISQENAQTQFITSEKLVDLAASEKGNIGIAYTYNEPSIWYEFVLETAKSAKKKGLKNVLVTNGFINEDPLNELLPYIDAVNIDVKGFTEKYYKDICKGLLEPVKRTVEIAAKKCHVEITTLVVTNLNDDIEEIGRIASWISGIDRNIPLHLSRYFPNYKLSNAPTSENTLIKAKEESKKYLNYVYVGNLWGYDNSTYCPNCKKTVIKRDLTVSMDGIENGRCKYCGREIPLVYDKNL from the coding sequence ATGAAAGAGGCAGCATACTATGAAAAACTGGAAAATAATAGAGTGCAATGCAAGCTTTGCCCTCATAATTGCAGGGTAGAGGATGGATCTAAGGGCGCATGTTCCGTAAGGATGAATATGGGAGGCAAATTATTCACATTAAACTATAATAGAATTGCCGCCATCGCGATGGATCCCATAGAAAAAAAGCCCTTGTATCATTTTTATCCGGGTTCTAAAATACTTTCTGTCGGTACTGTCGGTTGCAATCTTAAATGCAGCTTTTGTCAGAACTTCGAAATATCCCAGGAAAATGCACAAACTCAGTTTATAACATCGGAAAAATTAGTTGACCTGGCTGCAAGTGAAAAAGGTAATATAGGCATCGCATATACTTATAATGAACCTTCAATATGGTATGAATTTGTGCTTGAGACTGCAAAGTCAGCAAAAAAAAAGGGATTAAAAAACGTTCTCGTTACAAACGGGTTTATAAACGAGGATCCTTTAAATGAGCTTTTGCCGTATATAGATGCTGTGAACATAGATGTAAAGGGATTTACAGAAAAATATTATAAGGACATATGCAAAGGCCTTCTTGAGCCTGTGAAAAGGACGGTCGAAATTGCAGCAAAAAAATGCCATGTTGAAATAACGACGCTTGTCGTAACGAATTTAAACGATGACATAGAAGAAATAGGCAGGATAGCAAGCTGGATTTCGGGCATAGACAGAAATATACCTCTCCATCTTTCAAGATATTTTCCGAATTATAAGCTTTCAAATGCTCCGACTTCAGAGAATACGCTTATCAAGGCTAAAGAGGAATCAAAGAAGTACCTTAACTATGTATATGTTGGGAACTTATGGGGGTATGATAATTCCACTTATTGCCCTAACTGCAAAAAGACTGTGATAAAAAGGGATCTGACCGTAAGCATGGATGGCATCGAAAATGGAAGATGCAAATATTGTGGCAGGGAAATACCGTTGGTATATGATAAAAATCTTTGA